AGCGCTGCCATCTATCCCGTAGTCCCCTGATGAGAccccttcatcatcatcgtccCCGGTGCCATCTGCGGCGAAGATCAGGGACTCGGAGGAGGCTGTGATGCCTCAGAGGGAAGACAAGGCAGAGGGAGGACCACCGTGAAACAAGACGTTCAAGGCCAATGCAATATTCTGCAAGATCACTGATGATGTGAGCCGCTCGAGGTCACATTTCTGAATTCATTACTGTCCTGCGTTGATGCTCAGCCATTCTTGATTCAATGTTATGGCTCTTTTCTGAAAGGCTGATAGGATGGTGGCCAGCAGACCCACAAATATCCACAAAGAAACAAGACCCCTCCATTCAGAATTTGAATTCAATGTAACAATAGAAAATGATTCTGTCGGctaaaaagtattttctatCCTCATATCTTGCACTGagtcacagacacaacacatcaGGTCTATGTCAAGAGAGAAGAGAccaaatttatttttttctctctcgtgCCAAGGCCTCATAAACCAAGAGAATGTGTCTGCCAAGGATCATTTCTTCCAGCCAAAATATTTCACTGGGCttttttcatgaaaatgtgtcaCTGCATTTCTTTTTAGTGCTCTGTATAGAATCAGGAGCAAAGCGAGACACAAAGTACAGACAGAAGATCGGATTTGTTTTATAGTAAAATATTCTCTCTTTTACTTGTATTATTCATCACAAACTGACTCATCAAATTGGGATAATGTCAGGTTTCTCTTTAGACTGCAGCTATttttgttgtgcatatgacctagaaaatgtgataaaagaaaaactgcccATTACCTCAATTCCACTATAATTAGGCTGACAAGAGGAAGACAAGAGGAAAGGttcctttctttatcttttcataACACAGATAAGCACGAGAGATCATGATTCTTTCCTGTTATCAGCAGGGTTTTCTAATTTTGCCCCGTTTTCTTATTTATCTGTCCTTAACACAAACTTATCTCCGCTTTTCTCTCACTCATTTGCAGCTGCCTCTCACTTGCCAGTTGTCTGCTAGTCTGCATCACATGGGGCAACACTGTGTTGTTGCTGATTGAGGGATAAATCAAAGATAATACAGCATTATGGGATGCTCTAGATTATTTGGGATAAAGTAGGAGCACTTGTTTTGATGCAGGTGAGGTCCACAATAAATATGCAGCAGAATGTCGTTGTCAATTAGAAGTGAGATGTgttaattcaaatcaaatttagTTTGAGTTATCCATATGCATAAATCTCTGTTTGCACAAGGggcaacatcctctgtccttaaagCTATGATGACGATTTGAATACAATTAATCATACAGCAAGATCGTTCCACTTTGTTAAGTgctgcagtgaaaatgtaagcaataaaatgttataattattcagcgaaTACTGCACTTTGTTGCTCTGTAGGCTTAACTGTGAGACTCTGGGGTGTACATGggtatatacattatatttattaccTTTTGCAAGGTTGAGCAGGACGTAGGAAGTGCTCTCTGACTGTTGTAAGTCATGGAGGATGGGCGGGGGGCTGGGTGAGGCCCGTGGGTGAGGGTGCGTCTGGACCACTAAGGAGCTTCGCTCTGACACACCTCCGTACTCGGACAGGGAGGGAGAACTCTGTGGCTCATGGCTCAAGCCTCCATCTGAGGAAAGCAGCTCATGTTAGTATCTGACCAGAGAAGACTGGAGcacaaagaacaaaacagactgcaaaatgaaaaagaataaagaacaCTTTTTCTGTTCGGATGCACAAAATGCAGTTTACAAGTATAAACATGACTGTTTGCTTTTGGAAAACTCCACTTCAATATAACAGAGTAAATTTATctaatttatttgtaaaaaccAAGAACAGGAAAtccaacacagagacaaatgaatgaacatTTGTCTCGCAAGGAGCATCTATCAAACCACAGGTTCAAATTGAAAAGTTACGGATGCTGAAGCATCTTAAGCAAAGCAGAGTGAGATGAAGCTAATGAAAGCTTATTTTAATAATGTAGGATTAAAAACCAATGCAATGGTGGAGATTCACAGAACTTCAAAATGATGAGCAAGTGCACTTCCTTAAAACCAGGGACGGTAACTGTGTCCATAGATTTATAACTTCTATTAGTATTTGGCCTGTTACCTTTAAGTAAACAGAAACTAAAGAAATGGCTCTTGATTGTCATCTTTCTTTAAGAGCCTTTGCTCGATATTGACATTTCAATTCCGCTGACTGACGGATCAGCCTTTtgcttctttgtctttgttttatttgaatacatttctgttttttgtatttgctttatTGAGCTCATGCTTTCCCCTGCAGttacagagaaaagcagcagaggtgaCAGTCTTTGACTACAAAGTGCCGCTCGACATACTATGACTCACTCAAATCCACACCCTTGTTTGGCTGTCCTGATACTGCAGGCATCAAATGTTTACTCTGGTTCTCTTACAGCAAAGTGAGCACTAACAAGCTACAAATACCGCAGGTTAAGTAAATACCCACCATGCGTTGTATTGTGGCACAGTAAAGGGAGTTAAATTGACTAAGTTAAGTATTCCTCCGCTGGGATTTTGACAGATCTGGGGAGCATGTgacagtgatcagctgctgaCCTGTGAGCTCCAGCGGGCTGCACAGTGAGCCCTCAGCCGAGGTCAGCAGAGGCAGACAGTGTTTGGACTCGGAGTCCTCCAGACCCTGCACCAGGGGGATGGACGCGTTCTGGACAAACTGCACCAGCAGCTGAGAGGAGACACACTCAGGATCAGCAGCTGCACGTTCAACGTTACCTGTCGCAACAGAGTCCTCCTGGCGAAAAGAGCTTACCTCTGGTTTGGAGTCCAGCTCATCAGAAAGCATTGGTCACCCTGTGTGCGACCTGGGACACCAGAGGATAAACCCACACACGTTAAATGCCACCGAATATGCTCAGattgaaattgaattaaaacGCAACTTACCTCACGATTTGACCTGCTGGGTGGAAGATGTTTCTGTCGCTCAGACGCTCAGGCTGCAGGTCATCTCCGAGTCAACACCATCACACGAGCTGTGACAGAAACACCAGGAGGAAACGTCACACTCACAGGTACACTGCTAGTCACTGCGGGTTAACCACCACTAACTAGCTGGTCAGACCGTGTAGCTACTTGTTGCTAAAGCTCCACAGCTCCGCGTCGGTCTCTGGGTAAAATGTCAGACTGCACTTGTCAACTTAGCTAGCACAGTTAGCAGTTGCCACAACTAGCTACCGGGGCTAACAGGACAGATGTTAGCTGTCCGAGGGCAAAACCTGACCGACGACTGTGCAACATACGTTATTATAACTCCATTACACCTCCAGTGACATTAAGCATATTTATTTACCTTATAAAAGAGGCGTGACTGAGCTACTGTGTCGGAGAAGCTAGCTAATTGTCCCAAAATAGAGTGGTAGCTTGGTTCTACGGAGACACCGGTGGAACAATTTTACAACACTTCCGCGTTTTGCGCAAAAGGAGGTCGAAGCATCGGCGCCACCCAGTGGTCAAAGCTGTAAACTACACTTAACGATAAAGAGAAATTCACACGACAACTCAgaaggttttggttttttggatgaattatttacacattcaattcaataattgatttaaaatgttatttcaaaaatattcatgtttattaATATCTCTTAattttatattccaaattcaaGATTCAACAACCTTATTGCCGTTTCCCCATGCATCAGCTGTGCGGGGCAGATTGAGGCATTTCCGAAtggtaaaaaaattataaatacaacagcttaaaatattttgaaatgtttagtAATTTAGAAGTTAAAGAGCAGGCTGGTTAACTGCATGGATGGATTATTACCTATATCGACCACAGGTCCAGGAGGAAACTGCACCAGAGCCACTTTTTAACCATTTTCCCCCCAACATTTCTGAGTCAATGTAACAACTAtataaaacaaccacaaaagaAGATGTGAAATGGCCACACAAAATGCtcacaaatgtttgtgtcatttgtgaCTCGTTAAATCTGGGGATCTTGCCTCCTTATGTAAGAGAGGTTGAGTTCCTCTCACACATCTGTGGCCAGGGGCCCATTATAGCTCCATATCATACAGTAACACTTTTAGAACACTGATAAGCACACAGAAGTGGAGAGTGAAGGAGCAAATGGGGCATGGGGTCAAGGGGCCCAAATCCAGAGGCTCTTCATAAAGTGAAGAGCACAGTCTCTATTGACTGTTTTTGAGAAAATATAATCTGCACCACATGTTTTCTTTGATGGCTTCCTGTAATATTCTGAGTAAAGTGAATCAGATGTGatacagcagctttaaagagtTAGACAGACTCATGTTTAAAGTGAGTAGTTTTCAACCAACAGCAGAACCTGAGACAAACCACTGGAGAATAGTTCTTCAGAGGCCTCCATCTGTGGATTAACTGTCAATCATTTATCAAACAATATGCTGTTTTAAGGTCAGATACAGTGCACAGAGCCAATAGTTCATTTTAAGATAAGATAGGAAAAGATAGTCCTTAATTAGTTCTGATATACATTGGtatatattaaaacatgtaTGCGAGGCAAAAGGTCTAtcttacaaaatataaataattaaacttTGACTTTCGTCTGAAAAGTCCAAGCATTGTTCAGTGTTCACGTCATCCATTTATGCTGTTCTTTCTCACTTTGTCCCTGTGATGAGAGAAGTGTGTggaaaacccccaaaataaatgtgtcagtcttcctctttctcatctgGATCCAAGAAAAAAACTTCATGCTCTTCTTCCCATGTAAACTAAAAGTATCTGAACTGAAGTGGGACAATCGGGAAATGTACCATTAATACAGACAATTAAGTTTTTCTTTGGAAAGACATTTATTACACAAGCAATGAGtctgtaaattaaaatgtaccAATAAAAAGTGCCCTTGAGCAGATCACAACAAATCCTTCCTCAATGTTAGTCTATTAGTCTTTGACCGTTATTGCAGAAGTGTCATTATTACAAGTCTTGTGTCTTCAGAGAGTTTAAgtaaaagacatgaaaaaaaggtaaaaaaagagACATGAAACAGATGTTTTCCAAATCCCGTGAGGACTTTAACAACGTTCCGCATTTACACTTTTAGAATagacaaaaaaaagtttcccAGCAAGCCGCACTACATTCAGTCTGCAATGTTTAATTCCATTAGAAGAATCCATCATGGTTTCCTAACACAGTTCCTTTGGTGAACAACATAGAAATAAGTCGAGCTAAGATTTtccacggctgctgctgctgctctactGAAACGTTTTTATAAAACAGTCAGAATCTttttcacaaacattttcagcatctataaaatgaaaagaaggcAGACTGAAAAGCACCGAAGAAACAAAGTGGCCAATATAATGATGGACAAAACCCCCAAAATCAAGCGTTACAAGATTACAAGTCTCAAACTACACAAGCAAAACTAGTCTTTACTGCTCTTCTATTAACTTGTTCTGGAAATCGAGACAGAAAATAACTTGATTATCAACAACAGCGATAACAGTCCATGACACAGCATGTAGAGTGTATAATGGCGTCATCAGAGACAGTTATGGTTTGATACATTTAAGGTAATAAAAAGTCAATCACACGGGCGTGATCCAAGAAAGAGAAACCACTCAAGTGTTGATCCATGTAAACAAAGTAACTTTACAGATCACAGAGAAATGATTACATCTActtctaataaataaatacgtTGTGATGAACGCTGATGGCAGCAGCAGACGAGAGAAGTGCTTCAAAAAGACGAGCGTGATCAGCATTGTTACCCTATTTTCAGCCAAAATCCCACCGACCTTTTGAATGATTTAGTACCCTCATTTTTTCCATTGGCAGCGAACCAGGGTCATAACTGCAAGATTTAATTTTAGCAGAAGGCCGACACACCGTTTCCAAGATTTAAAGGCTCTACAGCGAAGCGTTTAACAAGGTACAATATCAGCCCTAAGAATAACGCATCTGATGGAGGAGGAATTGATCTGCATGAGGTAAAATTTAATTTAGAAGTTTaggtaaatgtgttttgtgttgttggtccaagaaataaagaaaatatttgcaCTGGTAAGTTCTCAAGAAAAgctgaaacatttgtttttagccAAGGCAAAAGAACGCAAATAGTGCCAGCAGTCTATTATTTCTCAAACCTGTTTTTCTGGTGCttaaacatgcacataaacataaaagaaatacatattGGGGTGCCTTCATGAATGTCCTGTAGGTCTAATGAATGTACCCTTGATTGAAACTGTACagtaaattcattatttttaattagtaGAGTAGAAACGTCAACAACGCCCCTATGACCGGCCTCaacatcttgttttttattaccAAGCTACAGGAATCTATGTCTGCGCAAACAGCCAGTCAGCCACTCAGCAGCTCTTCACTCAGAGTTGTTCATTTCAGAAAAGAGAATTGAATAACATTAATTCATGTTCGGAGCTTAAAGATCCTAATAACCCAGACTACTCTGTACCTTACTCCAGCACAGAATATTTGGAGCAGTGGCTACAAGgtcaggagaaaataaaaactgttatattTTAGTTGGTTCAGTCAGATGTAATCCTAGAttcccaaaaagaaaaaacatggatATAACCGATAAGAAAGATTGTTTTACAGCACCGTGAACTGAGGAACAACTATGAAAaaggataataaaaaaactCTGGATGAAACTCCAACTAAAAGCTCTACTTAAGTTTCCTACAGATTAAATGATCCCAGAAAAACCTTAGAGTGGTTAATTAtctggctgcagtgatgtgAGAAGATACGGTGTCGTTcaagctaaaaagaaaaaacacaatgcatCTGGGGCTGTGTTGTCGACAGTGGAGCTGGTGCACTGAGGAGAATAATGGGTGGAGTATGTAAGATGACCTCAAAAGCCTTCAGTGAAACCTCAAACTATCAGAGAGACGCCTGGGTGTTAAACACGGAGCGAGTTTCCAGCAGGACGGTGACCCTGGAAAACACGAAAACTAAATCTGGTCTGGGAGCatctgaaaaccaaaacataCTGATTAATTTAGTGTTGGCTGtggaaaaagaacaacacattATCTGCCTCTGGTCAACGATTTAATCAGCAAGAAcgactgaataaaacattaactcTTGTTGTGTCATTCGGTTAACAAAAATAAAGGCTGTAATTTCATGTGCGCTTTAGTtcctacaaaaacaaaacagacaaaaaacacattaaattaaCAAGAGGCCATGTTTCTGAGATTTGGTTTGTCACAGAATACATGACCCTCACAACTGTAATGATGTTCAGATGGACATGGTTTAAAATGGCAGAAGTTGGATAGAACGATTCCCTTGTGAGTCATTTCAAGTCAACATAAGCACAACAAGCACATTATCCTCACAAATATTTCATAGTTTAATAAACAGACATTTGATAAACAATGTTTAATATTGAGAAAACTGCTAGTAATGGTAAAATCTCATAGTATAATCTAATGTACGACTTTACTGTAGGAGCAGTATGTATTTACTGGTAATGTGCTTATGATGACTCACAATGCACTTGAAAAATAAGAAGTTTGCAATCTTGTTTGCAAATAATTATTTCCCATAGCTGCCATTTAATTCTGCCCAGGAGAGCTTCTCTTCCATCATTTTAGTGCAAATTCAAAGGTCTGTGACAGACTCAGGATTTGGATATTAAGGCCATAATTTAGAAACGTACAAATAtgcaacaataaacacaaaactgtTCCAGATTTAGATAGTCTAACTGATGGACTTTTTGTTGAATAGAAGATCAAAACCGTGGATGCAAGAGGCCTGAAGGTTATGCAAGACAACTGCTCTTCATCAAGACACTTGATTGTCTAAGTGGACTCACaattatttcatacatttcacattaaattacaaccatgcgtatatacatatataaaacaaatattacataAGTCAATGGTTGCGCTACAGGAAGATAACAGGATGTCACCAGGGAAGAATTTAAAAAGGCCGTTAGGAGCTTTACTGGCAGACAGTTGGCCTCGTATCACAGCAAACATGATGGGAATGCTGAATTTGAAACTGTCGACTGGCCTTAATAAATCTTTCACATCaagtttttaaaacacaacaggaacTGAAAGACCCGTTAGGCACATGTTAGAAGATGCTGACTGGCAGAAGGCCTGAACACATTCATCCCTTAGGCCTGTCGTAATCAGAGATTGTGCATAATTGGTAACTGCTGCACAAAGTTATCTTTTGTATTATGTGTAACATAGCATAAAAGAAAGCATGAATGATGcaaaaatctgaatttgtttttgaCTTGTGCACTTTATGCCTCGGTGTtttaatcaatcaaactttCAGATTCTGAGCCTCTGTTGTGCTTTTGATACATAgaaaaggttttctttttgttcttccCTTCATACGTTCGATCCAATCCTCTCGTTTTGGGTCTTGATTGCCAATGAGACAAATAGTTCTGTGCAGCAGTTTCAGTGGAAGAGTTGTAATCAGGGTCAGTGTGCTGTGGTTCTTTCCTTTGATCCCTGACACATCCAGTCGACAGTTGGTGATCAAGCTTCATGCGAGCGGCTGACCATCACTCACTTTTTacatcttttctctttctacaAGTGTAACACATTAGACTGACCCCATCAGGTACAGCAAAGCTAAATTTGCAGGCAACTTTTAAAAGCTACACAGTATCATTCGTATAGATATTCTTGCAATGAGTTTGAGTGGGACTTTTATCAGAAGCTGTGTGGCCACAAAGAGTCTTCATCTGCATCAATTGTGTGAGGTCAGCTTGGTGTGTCAGAGCCCTTGGGCAGGCAGCAGCCAAAATGTAGGCCACAGCAcactgtctgtgtgagagaaTCTGGGGTGGGTATATATTGTGGAGCACATTACTTTCGGTCCATCTGTCTCTGCAACGCTGTGACGCCCCCCAACCCTGGCCTTCCCTTCCCCATCCCAGACTAAAGGTTCACTGTCTTGCACTAACCCAGGTTTAATCTGCCTTTAAGCTGGTCTGAGcagctctctccccctctggctctctgtcctcctcctgaaGGCTGGCCTGCAGCTTAATACAGATGCTAGTGTCACCGCTCCGCAGGGCCTGAAAGAAGAGGTCTGTGTGTTCCTTCAGCCGGTCTAGGTCGTTCTGGGTGTGTCGGCTCTGCCTGAGGAGCTCCTTGGTACGAAGAGTAATGTCGAGCAGGCCAGATTTGTTTAGAATGTTGTAGGTGTTGCAGAAGCGCTTCCTCTTTGTATCAGCATCATTGTCACTTAGGTCACTTTCTTCCAGCATAATGTTCTCCTGGGCGTCCACCCGTGGAAAAGGGAGTGTCTGTTTTTTGGAAtctgtggtctgagtgatcgaAAGGGAGGTGGTaaactctgattggctgatggcTGAGGAAGGCCTCTCCCTGGCAGGACTACTGTTGGCGCTGGATTCTGATGTAGGGAAAGAAAGTCGGTTCTGGAGACGGGAAGACACGGTGCTACGGACACCAGGAAGACTGGTAATGATCGAGTCAGAGCTACTAACACTACCACACACACTTCTtggctgtttttctctttgacaGTGTTCACGGTGGTTGGAGGTCAGACTGTTACCTCTCTTTGAATCcgttgaggaggaagaggaataagaagaagaggaggaggaggaggaaggtgaagacAAGGACGCAGTTCCTCTCCCTGAGGAAGAGGATTTGTCTCCGGGATGTGGTGCAATCTTGGGGTAGGATTTCAGGATTGGAAGATACTTCTTAGGGCGTTTGTGTCTGGAGGTGGTCTCTTTAGAGGCAGGGGAAGCTTGATGAGAGACCACAGGCTGGAGGAACACTACCTGAGGTTGCTGGACCACGGGCTGAACCACCTCCACAGCGGGACTAAAGCCCCAAGGCTTTAGAGCAGGAGGGTTGTTTTCAGGCTGTAAAGGCAACACAGTCAAAATTTAAAGCtttcaaaacacattcacattccgAAACCAGCAATTATAAACTTTTACTCTATCCAGTAGCAAGAATTCCAACCATTTCCTGTTGATAATCTAAGTAACAGCTCCAGAACCACAATCAAATCCAACATATACGACAAATTAACACTAAACCACATTACACAATCACCAAATAAAGTTTTGctttcatctctctgtgtggGCACTGAATTCACTTTTGCAAACCAGTGTCAGTATGCCTTTCTGATTTCATTattgtcataaaaactgaatCTAATTGAGCCCTATGTACTTTTATATCTGTGTTGTTCAGCTAGTTGTCTTGAATCTTGTCTTTTTTAGTAACACATTCCTGGCAGCTGTGGGTGGATTGTGTAGCCACACATTCAAGTTAAACAAAGGCACCCTAACCAAAACTTCCCTGCTGTAAACAGCCAGATGGTAAAAGATTGAGGGTTGAAACTCTGGGCAGAAACAAAGCTAACTCATCCACACATAACATTAAACTCTCAGTGTTTATCTTTTAAgattgatgttttgttttgtaccGGTTTCAGGAGGACATTGTTCATGATGATCATGCGAGAGAGGTTGGAGTAGGAGCCTCCTAGCACAGCCACCCGAGAGCCAGACGCCTGTGGTCCCTGCTGCACAACAGGGCGGGGCGAATCCTCAGAGTCTGTGGTGTCCATAGTGCTCATATGCTCTGAGCTTGCATCTATAGACAAGGAAGTAAATTAACTGGGGTTAATTTGAGTGACACCTTAAAAGGAAAGCACATGTGGCAAGAGAAAGTTCACACCTGAGAATCCAGAGTCCCTCTCCGAATCAGCACGGGAGCCTCCGGACTTCATGATGCGCGGTCTGCTCGCTGCCCTCGAGTGACTTTCTGCCTTCCTCTTGGTGCTCATCTCCTTTGTTGTAGTTGTTCACGACGACGTCCTTGGCTCGAAAAGCTCTCACAAAAACCACACCAGCCGATCAAAGGCTAAATTTGGGAATAAAAGAAGATTAATGAGACAGCTGTTTCATCTCGGTTACAAAATATGGGGCTTTGTACTGATACATAAACACTGGAAGGTGTTGACTGACTTATTAAGTTAGGTCTGGGAAGCACATGTATATCCTAATGTATCaatgtcaactttatttatgttgcacatttaaaacaacttggttgaccaaagtgctttacaaagtaaaaggtacaacaagaaaacagccaTACGCAATATATCAAACActaatgacaataaaataaacactgcTGGGAGAACAACATTCTCAATTCGAAAAGaaggccaaagagaagagaggtgtCCTTAACAATGATTTGAAGCGTGCGTGCGGGGGGGCAGATCTAATATGGAGTGGTAAGCTGTTCCACAAATTTGGGGGGCGGCTACTGCAAAGGCTCGATCTACTTTGGTTACGAGCCTAGGCAAATCCAGGAGCAGCTGGGGGGCTGACCACAGCTCTCTAGGTAGAGTGTGAACATGTAGGAGTTCGACTACGTAATGTGGTTCCAGTccattaagagatttaaaaatacatttcaaattgaTCCTgtaacaaacaggaagccagtggaggGAGTGCAACACAGGTGTCATATGGTCCCTCTTTCTATGTCCTGTCAAGCTCAGTTAAATGCAATCCACACTTATACCTAGCCGGCTGTAGCATAACCAGCAGGAGACCCTTGATGTGGTTTTGGTGAGACTACACAGTATAAGAGTTTTGGGCCTTTTTggtgttgcactttgtagacggTGCCTACGGACTCGCCTCACAGCTGTACACAGAGACCAATGTTGTGTCTCCAGCTCGGCTCGTCTTGATGAAAATCGTCTTGAAGCCCGTTGTCTACCTTACTACGATGGGAAAGACgcgttgtttgtgtttttaaaaaacgtttcaCTTATGACTTATTGAACCGGGAAGTTCGAATCTGTGAACACGTCTCTAACTTTATGGAACTACAGAAGACACACGCCACCTCCTGGTGTGACTGTGGGCTTCATTTCTGACTTTACAACACAGTTCCGGTTGAACTTAGTGGACAAGCTCATCCTGCTAATATCAACCAGCTGAATATACAGtatcatttttcaaacaaacaaacagcatttatTTTACGCTGCACTACTTTTGTACGATCGTAATATTTTGACACTGACAACAAAAGCTGTAGCAAACCCGGATGTTGAAGCTTTGTATTGTGTTAGGAAGTTAGCAAAATGGACCATGTACTTTTTGCTCTGCTACATTTCGGGGAATATTTTGGAGATGCTACATTGTGACATAGCTAATTCTAACTCAAAAATAATGCAAACAATATGGACGTATAGTTAGCATTAGCACTTTGGTTAGCAGCGTTTGAATGCAAAGTAGCGTCACACAGAGGGAACCGAACCAGCAGGAGACACATCATAAACATGACAGGAAACACCTACATTGAAGTGAGCGCTGTTCCAACGACGCCGTGCTCAACAACCGAGGGGGTGTTAGCTTGTA
This window of the Hippoglossus stenolepis isolate QCI-W04-F060 chromosome 20, HSTE1.2, whole genome shotgun sequence genome carries:
- the cipcb gene encoding CLOCK-interacting pacemaker, which produces MSTKRKAESHSRAASRPRIMKSGGSRADSERDSGFSDASSEHMSTMDTTDSEDSPRPVVQQGPQASGSRVAVLGGSYSNLSRMIIMNNVLLKPPENNPPALKPWGFSPAVEVVQPVVQQPQVVFLQPVVSHQASPASKETTSRHKRPKKYLPILKSYPKIAPHPGDKSSSSGRGTASLSSPSSSSSSSSYSSSSSTDSKRGNSLTSNHREHCQREKQPRSVCGSVSSSDSIITSLPGVRSTVSSRLQNRLSFPTSESSANSSPARERPSSAISQSEFTTSLSITQTTDSKKQTLPFPRVDAQENIMLEESDLSDNDADTKRKRFCNTYNILNKSGLLDITLRTKELLRQSRHTQNDLDRLKEHTDLFFQALRSGDTSICIKLQASLQEEDREPEGERAAQTSLKAD